From the genome of Diorhabda carinulata isolate Delta chromosome 2, icDioCari1.1, whole genome shotgun sequence:
ATATTGACGaaataatttgaagttattAGTTTTTGATACACAGAAATATAATTCGTGATAAAAATATACCAACTCATTCAGTATTGACAGACTGTGCAATTTATGAGATATTTAAtcatatttactgaaaaatagGTACTTTTAAAGTTAGTTGTACACAAGAATCAATCGGAACAAACTTCGGTaagttttgtgtcaaatttgaaaaaatgtcacaGATTAATTGTTAATTCGTTGCCGTATCCGAAATACAAGAAACTTGATTCATTGAATGTAAAAcacgaattttttttggaagatgttttgtcacaaattaaatttctgaacgcaaccataatatttgacatttgacaaccaactatatgtagattgataaatcaTAAGtgttgtcacaaattaaatttctgaacgtaaccataatatttgacatttgacaaccaactaatttGTCGATCCATGGATGGATCTCAACTCGACCATTCACAATTTTCTTCTGGGATGGTTGGTTTCCTTCAAATCAGTCGACACCGTTATGAACCAGGAGTCAACTAATCCACGGAGTTTTCTAATTCACTGGAATTTCCTGGATTGCCACCACACAATCAGTTCTCATTATGCTGCGTAACATTAATCAATTTCTGTGCAATAAAACAAGACTGACTGTGAAAAAGGTGATGAAAAACGTCATTGAGGCAACAATCATAAAAGAGAAAATACAAAGGAGGATGTTTTGATCCCGCATATACCGATGACTCCAACAGATTTACCAtttgattttaaacgtttataATATTTGGTACGTCTAGCCTTTGCGATgactataaataaatcgcaaggccagtcggtggaagtttgcggaatcaacttggagtttccCTGTTTCGCACATGGACAATTATACGTCTCGTGTTGTTTATTTacacaccaaaaaacaaaacaaaaaatatagtttaccagaaagctttaaattgattaaaagaCTGTACCATAACTGTATTTTaggaaaactctgttttgtaagtaatcaacatcatgtgtaattaatcgaaaataataataaaacttcatatcgagtattttttttatttgttttaataaaaaaaggattcctattatttgttttttgttatacaaaagtttagatcttttatttatctattgaGGCAGTACGAAGTCTAGTTTAGCTAGTTTTTTACCTTCTTAAGCTCTTTTATAGTCTTCTTCATTAAGTAGTAATCAATTTGTCTGATAACaataatatcagaaaattttttccaagCAAGCACAAATATAAATCCAAATAAATCTGAAATAAATGCCCAAACAACGTCAAATCTACAGTTTACCATTTTGCAGGTCATAGAATCCAAACATTAATCTGGTGTATAAGGGGCAAGGGAAAATGCAACTGGACGCACAGATCTTAAAATTGACAATTTGGATCGTGGGTTTGAAGACTTTGAAGCATTGCGCACGCAAGTGTAATTGAAAAGCGACTATAGTAGCCAGTGCCGGCTAGTCAAGTGCTGCTATGTTATGGgcacatttttttcgaataaaaaatatttctggacATTTGAATCCTACGAAAATATCACTAGATTTTTCCCATTAACTTCGTTGTTACTATGGAAGTATAAAAGGAAGGAACAAGCACTTGAACCATAAAGAGAAGCCTGAAGTATGTTTAACTTATGGTAAGATGCTTGGAGTCGAAGTGCGACCAATCTATACGttctagttttaataaaatgacaTCGCAAAATGAGATTACTGATCGTGAGTTATTAATATCGAAAATTAAAACCAGGCGAGCCCTTTGGAATGatagttgttttcttttgaagTTGATCCTTGATTTTTCCTAGAATGTAATCAAACGTTTACACTGACATTCTTAAAGActgaaaaaaatcttattggATCACTGCGAAGTTCATGATAAAGGTGATGGAATTCAACATAAGAAAGTCTATTTCTATTAAGTTCATGAACGCCTTGTATTGTTTtgcttttctttaaaattagcCTTCGCAGTCGTGTACGTTCTATAAGTAATAATAGTTTGGATACCAAATTCATTACGTTCTTTTGGTTCTAAAGatagaaaataactaaaatgaTGCTTAACCGATTTGAACAGGACAACGCGCGCGATGACATCGCAAAAGCGGTATCGCTCGACgcacaccaacactcacaattacactccccgacgtgcgtttcgataaccaagttatcgtcttcagagactgaaagtaatcAGTGACATGCGTTGCTAGCCAAGAGAAGTACTTTTAAAGATATTAATTCCTGGAATTTGTAGTTTTAGACTCAGATTACTTAAAAATTTGTCCTGGTAATTGCAATTCTGCACTGATCATTACTCCAAACAAAATCTTAATCTCTTAAAAAACAAATACGATCCTCTTTTGCATCCCCATGTTATCCTACTAatgtaatttctttatttatttaaattgtgtGATATCATTTTATTTGCCATAGTTTCACCATAAAGTTGTGGTGTGAAAACGCCGACAGCAACAAGCAGCCGTGTCGATTTCGGTGAACAGCAAGTCTTTGTTATTGttcaaataagaatttgaatctaaattaatttcttttatacatTTActacaaattatgaaatatttaccaACCTTGGTTCGTGGGCTAATAGAGGACCATCGGGCCCTTCTCCGAAATCAACTAAAAAGTTTTCATCGAGTTTCATTCCTCCTTTATCAGGATCGATGTCGAGTTTCACCATTTTAGTTCCAGTTTCAATAACCTCAGGATAGAATTGTTTGTCCCATGTGGATAAGACGCTGGAAGTAACATATAATCTTTTGCCGTCTAAAGAGAGTTGCATCATTTGAGGACCTGCTGCAAATCGTTTACCTTTTATATAAACTGGTTCAGGTTGATTTTCAAGTTCGCTATCTTCTAAAACATGGAGGTCCGAATCGCTTAGAATTTTTCCGCCGAGGAAAACTTGACCTAAAAGAAAATGTTCGTTATCaggaaaactggaaaaatatgatatacTGAACACATATACAGGGTAAGGCAACGCTTAGTGGTTTCCAACACGAGGTGGGGCTATAAAGTTTTGTCTTAGCACAGTTCAGTCGACATCATGCGTTGAAACAAAGAAAAGCGCGTGTTTCCCGTTGAAGTCTACTTTTCAAACGGATTCTGTGATCGTAACTTTCGGAATCACTTCAATTTAGCCTCATTGATCCCTTTTTGAAACGGAAATTTATAGGTGAATGGGTCACTATGTTTAGATAAATTTACAAATGGAATCCTTCGACCAATAGATCACTTGAGGAACTATGAGATGGCGAGAGCTTCCATGTTGCGAACACCACGACGTTCTGTGCGCAAACATGAAATTTCCGATCATTGTGTGAAGAGGATTCTCAATGAAGACTTTCATCCATATAAGATGGCGATTGTGTGGGAACTATAAGATCGTAACTACAATTCTTGGAAAAACACTTGTGAGGTTCTTTTAGATGTCATTCCTTAGAGCGCTGGGCGCTATTGTTTGTGAAAAGCCTTTGCATTCGTCCTaagtcacagtgtggtgtgTAGTTTTCTGAGCTGCATTTATTGGACCCTGATGTTTTGAGTTCCAGTATCAGTAAACATGTGgcatgaattttttttacagcTTGATAAGATAGACTTGGTGAATATTTGGTCCCAACAAGATGGTGTAACGGCATACACCGCACGAGAATCAATGGCTGTTTTAAGGGATCACTTCCCAGAACGCCTATCTCAATTAGGGGCAATTTGCTGCTCGATCTTCCGGTTTGTTCCCTTGTGATTTTCTACTATGAGTTTTCTTTGGAAAAACCTTTTTTACgtgaaccgtccaaggaccttcaaagatttagaaaataatatccAGGTTATCGTCAATATAACTCTTAATATGCTTGAAAGAGTCAAGACAATCGCCAGAAATTTTGAGGAAACAAGACTCAAACTGGTCATGTCAAATATCTGGGTATAGCCtacaaaaacccaaaaaaataaaaaactaaaccaGAGCCATATCGagatgttttaaatatattgagtGTAGCAAACACACTAAAGGTAAATAGTTGTATCATTATAGAGAATTATTTAATATCATGTTAGTTTCGTAAACATAAACTCAAAAACTTATGATTTCATAAATGTAGCTCTTTATGAGCTGGCGACAAAAGTAGTGTAGTGTAGTGTTATGTAGTTACATACCTGTTAGTTTTGGATGAGCCCTGTCTGTTATATCATATTGTCTAACGTCTCCATGCAACCAGTTGTTCAAATATAGGTATTTGTCATCTAACGATATCAAAATGTCCGTTATCATACCTGTAAAATGAAATTCTGTTTTAGAAAAatgtcatatatatatataaatgtttttggaATGGAAAAGAGTTGTTGATTTGATTATTAGAAAACTTAGTTCTCATATTTCAATTCTAGTCTAAAATCAAACTATTCCTCAAAAGGTAATCACTATTTCTCAACGACATTACAACTTTCTCAAGATCTGcaatttttagagaaatagAGAAATGTTTGATAACCTATAGGCTATACATACATGCTTATAGGCTGCTCATATCTACGACATTAattctatcaaaaaataaatttggatatCCTGGATATATTTGGGGCCATTGACAATACATATGTCCGCCATAGATGGATTCATGACATGTTTACGATGACAATATTAGAAGCTCAGATAAGTAACATTAGCTTTGTTAAAGCTACTCGTTCAAGTCTGGTAGTAGATGACAACTTCATAGACTCACGAAGCTCTTGTTTTCTACTGCATAGGCTCAGGGCGAGAGTAATTAAATCTCAGAATTATTGACCAATGGCACCTAATATCAAAAGGACCAAGATTACAATAATCATATCCACCCGATTGAAGTCCTTCTctctaaatgaaaatatttgaggaaTGACACTGGTCAGCGAGCTTCTCTGGAATAAATACATTGTAATTGATTGTAGTGAAGCAATAAAGGCTCTGATGGTTAATAAAAACTTGGGTTTGTAACCTCAAAGTACAGTGCTGAATGTATGTCAAGATCGTGAAATCGATAATCACATATGGGTTGGTGTCTGGCACACCAAAGTATGTCAGATTAGCACGAGGACAGATACTTGCCTGTGTGCGATATGGAGAAGTATCCAACTAGATTATCACAAATCTCGCATGGGAATTGAACTGAAAAGAAATGCGGCATAACTAATTATTGTGACGGTCAAGCTGCTATCCAAACATTGAGCTTACATGGTTCGTTTTAAAACTGGGAATGCCATAGCTAAATCTATCTCCTGGCACGGAACCTTTCCGTGGtataataaaaatcacaaaaaaattttcggttTAAACAAGAATTTGAAACATAGTTAGTCTGccctattttttttcttgactGGATCATTACAAATGTCCCTACATGCCTTTAACACTAtaagatataagaaatatttggaTCTCAATAAAAACATCTCACTGGTTCGCTTACAAGTCACTGCCTCCATAGGTAGCACCTAATATAATTGAGTAGTACAGGTTCTGGGGAGAAGGaagaaactctagatcatctaACTACAGAATGCTATTACATGCTAGCTGCACTAGCAACTTGGACATGACCCTCGACAAAGCAATACCATATAGGTAGTGGAATGTAATGTATTAGATCTCTGGAACTGGAAGGTTAACTGTAGAGAGTCCACAGACAAGAGCGACTCTGATGGGAAGCATAACATACCATAGGGTTTGTAGTGTGTTGTTAACTCCTTTATATAATCAAACCTAATCTAATCCAACATTTCAAGTTTTGCATCTACATTTATATacccaccctgtatataaggGTCATCCCATCCAGAGACTTTCTTAGGTGGAATGTCTATGACTTTGTCGGCTGCCCAAGTACCATCTTCTTTTCTATAAAACCTGtggaatgaaataataattaaaatatataaaataagagtAAAATAAAATCTcgtcaataatttcatttaaataataggGATACTCTTAATTAACTGGTTGAGTATCGATTGCAAAATACtactttttattcttcttttatttttccacCTTTCCAGGTTTTTGGAAAAGAATTCCGGTTTCTCTTGtgagaaatgtttttattcttgttcTTCTCTACCTTATTTGGTCTATCCATCACTTCTTGTAAATCTGCTTGTTTCCATTTTAAGGATATGTCAATACGAATTTAGTTTTCCCtcaattttctccattattatCGATTGTTTCTTATCTGTACGTAATGCCTACCTATAAACATTGGCTTTAACCGCACAGCCTACATATCCCTGAGGTTCTTGAGGATTATGTAGAAATCTAACTTCCAAAGGAGCAACACCATCTTCGCCCAAATTAATTGTCTGGATCAACTCCCTTTTACTCCATGAGAAAAAATTAAGGCTACGTCCGTATATATCGGGATTTTCAGAATGGGATTTGTGGTAGCCGTGCTTGAATAACTTTGGTACTCCCCATTCTGTAGAAACCATCACGTCAAAGTAGGGTTGGTACCAGAAATCGTAATTAAACTTCGCAGATTTTCCATTCTTGACCCACGTTCCTGAAATAATTTAGTCAAATTGATTCATAAGAAATACTCcacaaatttatcatttatatgtAAGTCATCTTttaccaaatttttcaaataatacataCTCTATGATCctccaaaaaattttggaaagtatttttgcaaatgaatatattagaaaaattttgttcacgAAAAAATGTATgagtattaagaaaataattattgaagagGCAATAAAACTAGAAATAGGTTTCAGGTTTAGAAAGATACAAAGTGTACAGAAAGGGTATCCTTTTAAAGTCGTATCGTCATACAGTATCCCAAgtggaaataatagaaaaaaattcatctgGTTGTTTGAAATACAGTGAGTGAAGCCCTCAGTTGGTCAAAATACGACTTCATTCATTTGAAAGCGAAGCCAATTATTGTCTTTGTATTCGATTTTAAAAGAAGATATGCATTTAAAAGCTTCCAAAATTCAAGGATACGTACCAcgcaaatcaaataattttgccAACGAAATTCTGCGGTATTCAACAAGTTTGAAAATATCCTGTTAAGtgacaattttaataataaccaGAACTATTGATACTTGGCAAGGGTGAATCCGAGACGAAAGTATGAACAACTCCTGTACAGTCCAAAGCTCGGTCTAAAGATCGCTGAGTTTGCTAAAGACATCAAGAAGATCGATGACACCAACTTctcaaataaagaaaatattgtattttgacCATGTATGGTAGCTTTTACAGAGTTGAATATTCCGAAGTCTAGTAATGTTCCTAATTTGCCTCAACGGATGCCAGTTAAATGTTTTTAACGCAATTTGAAACGATGTGTATATTCTGGAGGTTGTGTAATAACCActgtttaaattaaaacaaatagtttgtacggattttttgtttttttggatcCAGAGTTACAGAAGTcttaaaatttcaactcaagAACCTGTTTCCAACAAAACTAAGCAGCTTGCCGTACatcaaatcaaacaattaaaacgaattattccctaataaatagttttatatatatatatacagtgcttttcagataaaagtatccacctttaataacttttgtaatactggtatttagaaaaaatccaaaaacacttcaatttatgttggaaggggcaagcattatggcttatttaaacttactggaaaagccaccccctcacccctagcagcatcccctttatttttttaaattacttttcatattttttatgtaaaatttggatactcctctttgagctgatttcaaaaatgtataatacttgtaggttaaaatggttagtttatgagataaacaatttttcttttaagagcacaaattttacttattatttactttcaccttatttgcctgtactaaactgggttgtacaacagttcaaactctttaatctttttaactgtgctatttattctacttaaaaaatccaaacaacaaaaaactctactttttattaaagtttgacattgtcaactagaatttgtagtcactattgatagtgtaatttgatacattatttattttgtttctctgaaatggtttactctttgcaagaaagaattgaaattgtaggtttatactaccaaaataataattgtgcaagagctgctgctagaatatttaacgaattacatgacggaagacatgcgactcataagtatgtaattcaactgatggagaaatttaccacaacagggtctgtttgcaataaagtgcataagcgagagggactcgtaaataacgaagcaatccaagtggcaattttagggcaagtcagcttagaggctcaacaaccccaatcgttgtcaacaataagtagagcgatcggtgtttcatcttctacagttttccgagttctacataaattcaagtaccacccatacaaagttaagttggtgcacgagttgaatgaagatgattttgatcgtcgtctagagttttgcgaatcaatgacgcaaattatcaataacaatccacaattgttaaacaatatttgcttttctgatgaatgctcatggtcattaaatggcttagtaagtaggcataattgtagatattgggctgaaagtgatccacatattatgcgtgaattccatacacaacatccccaaaagttaaacgtttggtgtggtatcctaggtgaccacattgtcggacctttcttcatcaacggaaatttaaatggtgaatcatatcttgagttactcagggaaggggttgacccacgtattacaacaataatagaaaatgatgataacctttccgaagatttactggtatttcaacaagacggagctcccccacactatgctatgcctgtccgacaatttttaaatgaaacattcaccgctcgttggataggtagaagggggcagatgatggagtggccacctaggtcaccggatttaacacccctagacttctttttatgggggtatttaaaaacaaaagtttatgctacccaaccagaatctctggatgatttacgagagaggatagaaaatgaatgtcgacaattaaatccagccgtattaagcaatgtcagagaggcatttcaaaatagattataccattgtatggaagtgaatggtactcattttgaacacttattgtaacttcataataaatagcacagttaaaaagattgaagagtttgaactgttgtacaacccattttagtacaggcaaataaggtgaaagtaaataataagtaaaatttgtgctcttaaaagaaaaattgtttatctcataaactaaccattttaacctacaagtattatatatttttgaaatgagctcaaagaggagtatccaaattttatataaaaaatatgaaaagtaatttaaaaaaataaaggggatgctgctaggggtgagggggtggcttttccagtaagtttaaataagccataatgcttgccccttccaacataaattgacgtgtttttggattttttctaaataccagtattacaaaagttattaaaggtggatacttttatctgaaaagcactgtatatatatatatatatatatatatatatatatatatatatatatatatatatatatatatatatatatatatatatatatattttaaaattcaccTTTAACTTCGAACGTTTTGCTGTCTAACAAGATAAAATCAGATTTCGCGTTTCCTTCATTATCCCCCATTATCGATATCATTATTTCGCCATTAGCAAGGCAATGTGCTGTATGGGGAGTCCTGCAATTAAACTTTCTCATCTCGGTTCCTTCCACTACCTAAAAGACGTTTATTAATATTTGCCAGcttgtatttatattataaatttatattgtaataactttttcattatgtttatgtaaaatgtaaaaaaaatcatttctatgTAACACAAACTTTTATCTTCAACTTGACAAGTTTTATTGCGAATATGAAGCATCTTCGATTATAGTTGACAACAAAAATCTGCCAACCATATCTCAAtgtatagaaaaacattttaagcCGCAGCAAGAAAATATTGATCGACAATTTACACTTAAAGACCTCTTGACATGTTGGAAGGCAACGTGCAATGCAAGactcaatatttcttgataaaaagcatgcgcagattaaattgaggttaggaaattgtaTACTTTTACTAATGGAATGTAAGGCGACGTGCAATATTTTGTTCCTGCATGAAATTGCTTGTAATctcttgcacgttgtattgcaccatgtcaagcggccttaacgaaaatatcaaaatgattcAGACACTATAAAATAACCGTAATGGCTACAATAACAATGACGTTTATATCTCTAAATTTAGACAATCTGCATACATACATTATTATTGTAAACACAATAGTCCCAGCCTTtgatcttttcttttttattaattaattaaagtacAGACTGTGTTCCTGTGTaactgtttttgttatttttttttaatattcaataagtCTATACATGTGTTTTGCGAAATGTGTCCTTAGGCCGGCACTGTTCAGCTTCAATGGCAATTTAAATTTCGGCGAAATCGCGAGGCGCCTTTCATCGACTTTTTAATAATGGCGGACGCGCTTTTGATATTTgcttttcgaaatttttattatagcaggtgttttatttacagtatttcttttaaataatttctagggaagcctatatatttattatttatgttttttggtCTAGaagtttgtagaattctattcaGGATATATAAGGAGTTGTGTAATCGCagtaagttagttttaaatgaatagtcctagtgaaaagaacgaattagtgaaAGTTATTGCAGAAATTatgtaattgatattttttataagtaaattattatacgttaagtgtattgtatagtgtgtaaataaattaagaacagtgtttattaattcaccccacgaataggaagagtgtaaataaatacgaaaaagttACACATGTATGTTTTTGCCTATCAGTTGTAAATCTAATATACCTTATGAAACTCGGGAGCCCTTGGATTTTTTCCCACATCTACCACGTAGATTCTATCAGATCCTAAAGCCGGTAATACTAGTTTATCACGTGCATTACCATTGGAACATCCCTCAGAACAATGTATGCTAGAACATACATTCCAACCAGAATGATGGAGTTCGTCGTTTTTATTACCAGTTCTTAATCGATGAATGATCTGAAatcatgaaataataataattaaaagtatGTATACGTTCGTCAGGAATCCAGTTGACACATAATCATACCGCCACCTTCAAAACATACAGGTGCGTCATCTACAGCGTTTCTCTGAACTATATTTGAACTGCCTTCGTATTTAATACTGACCTGACAATATTGCGATGAATTTGGATCCACATCAACAGTAGCTAAAAGGTCCTCACCTCCGTGAGGGTTAATACAAACTACGTACAATAAGTTTTCTCTTGGTCCATATTTCATAGCATCTAATGGACTAGCATATCCAGGTCCTCCTaatgaatacaaaaatcacatttagagaacaattgaataaaaatttgagggATTAAACCTCCCGCGAAGATATACGCGTCCACCTAAATTCAAAGCATGTgatgaactttttttattattaatattacgaaaaaagtcattttttctacgtccgttataatattcacgaattttttaattcatttgcatttataaacaatgtaatttctgaatcgttCAAGAAGGGTGAAAAAATGTACTGtagcggttcattttttcacgtttttgcgttaaaaaaagtgtcgTTACGTGgcattttttaacgcaattatttttctccgataaactgtcacacttttatttcttgatattcaagaaaatccgttttgtgtctaattataGAGTGTAGAATTATTATTAGCGATGGaaagtaatagtgaagaaagtctAAAcagcacaccagaagatgttgttgaatcggcaactgcagcgactatgaatcttctccctaagaaatccagggaacagtatttaaagcaAAATAATTCTTTCCTtgagtggcgtactaaaaaaggaaaaaacagcTTTCCAaaaagagtgttactagcttactttgaaactaaatcaaaaatgtggaagtcttcaacactttggtcgacttattcaaaactgaaagggcaacctaatggtaaataacgacgtagacatcagtaaatactcgaaactcattgcatatttgaaaaataaatcagttggctatagacccaaaaaatctaaagCATTTGCCagtaaagaaattaataagtttctgtttcAAGCTCCAGACGATAATTAaccttagatattatttgtaatatctTTCAGGTTGCCTCAATATTCGGAATCGCTGAAGCCCTGCGGAGGaaggaattatataaattgtataaaacgaTATTAATAACAGCgcaaatgttttaattatcacacaTACAACAACTAATATTTAACGTCGActtactgttattggtgaaatatctgacaatagattaaacttggtaaatatttataaaaaatataaaaaccaacgacccacaacTGTCAAAActgatcatttctttttgcagtatagaaatataaaatgcgaaacccaagttgtaggtatcaataccttttaaaaattacactgggcatacatttcgacgctccttggcgtctctattagtggattccggtggtgatataatcCAACTAAAcaagcacggtgggtggaaatccaacacagttgagGAGGGTTAggactcaataaaaaaaatagatcccagtagtgaaaattttgacaactagttcgacttgaagcaacattgtaaatgttcacgatcctaccaacaatccaataagtactaatacaactatagacgatgttatttctttgaactcgttaaatgttgtcaattcaagtaccaatagtaatgtaacttcgtcttcacttcaaattaataatgctcatagttgtacttttaatattactattacaaaataaaattgataaaagttttgtcgaattttttacgtctacggacgtagaaaattttttatatgaaactcgtgagtaaagtaaaGAATTGGTCAAagctttactcacttgttgcatagataactattttataaaaagttatgCATGTTAAAGAACCGTAAATGCACCATGaggtattaaaattttatagtaatatacgaggcattttgaaaaatatggattattataaaaaaatattcaaaattacaaacTAGTATATAATAGATATTTGACTTTAATAATCTGTAATTTTCTCAACCTCTGTATCATATCTTTAAAATTAAACCAACGGAAATGTTAACGGAAGAAACTGTTATACGCCCTGTGGCATTTTTTAGATGTGGACCTTGttttaaattctatttcatacatttactatgaataaaagaaaaaaataaatatggtagctgataatatccaaaaaataCTTACCAGATTTCATTATGTCTCTAAATTACAACACTTATGACTGCCAAtactttatttaatttcttatccTCTCTGGTCaataatgaaagtttattattgtgaaaggaTCTTATAAATAGctttaaaatagaataaacatCAACacatgtaaatatatttatcagttAGTAAATGAATCGTTTAAATTATTAACAACTGCGTTTTTGAACATGATAATTATTCTA
Proteins encoded in this window:
- the LOC130903461 gene encoding methanethiol oxidase-like, yielding MKSGGPGYASPLDAMKYGPRENLLYVVCINPHGGEDLLATVDVDPNSSQYCQIIHRLRTGNKNDELHHSGWNVCSSIHCSEGCSNGNARDKLVLPALGSDRIYVVDVGKNPRAPEFHKVVEGTEMRKFNCRTPHTAHCLANGEIMISIMGDNEGNAKSDFILLDSKTFEVKGTWVKNGKSAKFNYDFWYQPYFDVMVSTEWGVPKLFKHGYHKSHSENPDIYGRSLNFFSWSKRELIQTINLGEDGVAPLEVRFLHNPQEPQGYVGCAVKANVYRFYRKEDGTWAADKVIDIPPKKVSGWDDPYIQGMITDILISLDDKYLYLNNWLHGDVRQYDITDRAHPKLTGQVFLGGKILSDSDLHVLEDSELENQPEPVYIKGKRFAAGPQMMQLSLDGKRLYVTSSVLSTWDKQFYPEVIETGTKMVKLDIDPDKGGMKLDENFLVDFGEGPDGPLLAHEPRYPGGDCTSDIWLARE